One region of Mucilaginibacter sp. 14171R-50 genomic DNA includes:
- a CDS encoding SusC/RagA family TonB-linked outer membrane protein, whose amino-acid sequence MKQMYLRCIALLLFSIVSMAAYAQKTVTGRVTEKSGEPLPGVTVAEKGTANGMSTTVDGKFSISVKQGAVLSFSFIGYKTKEVTVGAENTINVVLESGDNALNEVVVTALGIKREKKSLGYAVQEVKGQTLSDTKEPNVVNALSGKVAGLQITRSGNGPGGSSRITLRGNNSLTGSNQPLIVVDGIPLDNFIGAANNDYYNPSLDMGNGLSDINAEDIESMSVLKGAAAAALYGSRAGNGAILITTKTGKTQNGLGITLTSSVGIESIFARAKTQNVFGQGTNGIYDATSSSSWGPKATGQNVTKWDGTEAPLATYDNIGSYFGNGLTSNQGISFQQQYKSTSVYTSYNRLDDKSIIPGAKLTRNNLMARTVSKFGAEDKWTVDTKVQYINSAAFNRPQGGSNVSNNFYALSLLPTSINIRDFSARTNEAGKMLWWRQENELNPYWASKYNLNEDIRNRFLLNGSVRYQFNSWLSAEAKGGADTYTTNTTNMTYSGATPTSTGSYGTGKSTFTETNYSTLLTAKKDNIFGKLGGVITAGGNLMNRKSSYLSANVGTLQVPDLFSLNNGTSSASINEGINRHNIYSVYGSVGLNYDGYLFLDGTFRNDWSSALIAANRSYFYPSLSGAFVFTELMSKSANGLPSWLTYGKLRGSFAAVGNDMEPYQLYNTYTIGKDPLGNTTASRGDVLYDPYVKSELIKSYEAGLEMRFFNSRLGFDFAVYKSNATRQLLNLPMDNLSGYSFKKINAGDIENKGLELMVDGKILQSSTGFNWNAMVNFSINRNRVKYLTDEVTRYGLGGFDDVSVIAETGQLFGEIYGSRFLRVKDASSEYNGKLILDATGLPQVDPEKARLGNQQATSLLGVTNSFSYKNFDFSFLIDARFGGQVFSGTIANMEQYGTSNKTVVNGSRDNMLVDGVVLNTTTNKYEPNKVETSAQNYWGVVAGHGNIGITEANLYDASNVRVRNVQLGYNLPKSLLSGSGIQRAKIGVSANNLWLISSHMNGMDPESVYATGTNATGFESGSSPTTRTFLLNLTIGF is encoded by the coding sequence ATGAAACAAATGTACTTGAGGTGTATCGCGCTGTTGCTGTTTAGCATAGTATCAATGGCGGCATATGCACAAAAAACAGTTACCGGTAGGGTAACTGAAAAATCCGGGGAGCCGCTACCGGGTGTTACAGTGGCCGAAAAAGGCACAGCCAACGGCATGTCGACAACAGTAGACGGAAAGTTCAGCATATCTGTTAAGCAGGGTGCGGTGTTAAGCTTTTCTTTTATAGGTTACAAAACCAAAGAAGTTACCGTTGGGGCCGAAAACACCATCAATGTGGTGTTAGAGAGCGGTGATAACGCCCTTAATGAGGTGGTTGTAACGGCCCTTGGCATAAAAAGGGAGAAAAAATCATTAGGTTACGCGGTACAGGAGGTTAAAGGACAAACTTTATCTGATACCAAAGAACCTAACGTTGTAAACGCGTTATCGGGTAAGGTTGCCGGTTTGCAAATTACCCGGTCGGGTAACGGCCCGGGTGGTTCATCAAGGATCACTTTAAGGGGTAATAACTCGCTAACCGGGTCAAACCAGCCTTTAATTGTTGTTGATGGTATACCATTGGATAACTTTATCGGCGCTGCCAACAACGATTATTACAACCCGTCGTTAGATATGGGTAACGGTCTGTCGGATATCAATGCTGAGGATATTGAAAGCATGAGCGTTTTGAAAGGCGCGGCAGCGGCAGCGTTATATGGTTCAAGGGCCGGTAACGGTGCCATCCTGATCACCACAAAAACCGGTAAAACACAAAACGGCCTTGGTATCACACTGACATCTTCGGTTGGTATCGAAAGCATTTTTGCACGGGCTAAAACGCAGAACGTATTTGGCCAGGGTACAAATGGCATATACGATGCTACATCATCCAGCAGCTGGGGACCAAAAGCAACCGGGCAAAACGTAACCAAATGGGATGGCACAGAAGCGCCTTTGGCTACTTACGATAATATCGGTTCTTACTTTGGTAACGGGTTAACCTCAAACCAGGGCATATCTTTCCAGCAGCAATATAAATCTACATCGGTTTATACCTCTTACAACCGCCTTGATGATAAAAGCATCATCCCCGGCGCTAAGCTTACCCGTAACAACCTAATGGCCAGAACGGTAAGCAAGTTTGGCGCTGAAGACAAATGGACGGTAGATACCAAGGTTCAGTATATTAACTCGGCTGCCTTTAACCGCCCGCAGGGTGGCTCGAACGTGAGCAACAACTTTTATGCTTTATCGTTACTGCCAACCTCTATTAATATCCGCGATTTTAGCGCGCGTACCAATGAGGCAGGTAAAATGCTTTGGTGGCGCCAGGAAAACGAACTTAACCCTTACTGGGCCTCCAAATACAATTTGAACGAAGACATCAGGAACAGGTTTTTATTGAACGGATCGGTTAGGTACCAGTTTAACAGCTGGTTGAGCGCCGAGGCAAAAGGTGGGGCAGATACCTACACCACCAATACCACCAACATGACCTATTCGGGCGCTACGCCAACCTCTACCGGATCGTACGGTACCGGTAAAAGCACCTTTACCGAAACCAACTACAGCACCTTGTTAACTGCTAAAAAGGATAATATTTTTGGCAAATTAGGTGGTGTTATAACCGCGGGTGGCAACTTAATGAACCGCAAATCATCGTACCTGAGCGCTAACGTAGGAACGCTGCAAGTGCCTGACCTGTTCTCGTTGAACAACGGTACTTCCAGCGCAAGCATTAACGAAGGCATCAACCGTCATAACATTTATTCGGTTTACGGCTCGGTTGGCTTAAACTACGATGGCTACCTGTTCTTAGACGGTACCTTCCGTAACGACTGGTCATCGGCGTTGATCGCTGCAAACCGTTCTTATTTTTACCCATCGTTAAGCGGTGCATTTGTGTTTACCGAACTGATGAGCAAAAGCGCTAACGGCCTGCCATCATGGTTAACTTATGGTAAGTTAAGAGGGTCGTTCGCGGCAGTAGGTAACGATATGGAGCCATACCAGTTATATAACACTTACACTATTGGTAAAGACCCGCTGGGTAACACCACAGCAAGCCGTGGCGATGTGCTATATGACCCGTACGTGAAAAGCGAGCTGATCAAATCGTACGAGGCCGGTTTAGAAATGCGTTTCTTTAACAGCCGCCTTGGATTCGATTTCGCGGTATATAAATCAAACGCCACCAGGCAGCTGCTGAACTTACCAATGGATAACTTAAGCGGTTATTCGTTTAAAAAGATCAACGCGGGCGATATCGAAAATAAAGGTTTGGAGCTGATGGTTGATGGCAAGATACTGCAAAGCAGCACCGGCTTTAACTGGAATGCCATGGTTAACTTTTCTATCAACAGGAACAGGGTTAAGTACCTTACCGATGAAGTAACCCGTTACGGACTCGGTGGCTTCGACGATGTATCGGTTATTGCCGAAACAGGCCAGCTTTTTGGTGAGATCTATGGATCACGTTTCCTGCGGGTAAAAGATGCAAGCAGCGAATATAATGGAAAATTAATTTTAGATGCTACCGGTTTACCGCAGGTAGATCCTGAAAAAGCCCGCTTGGGTAACCAGCAGGCTACCAGCTTACTGGGTGTTACCAACTCGTTCTCGTACAAAAACTTCGACTTCTCGTTCCTGATCGACGCACGTTTTGGCGGGCAGGTGTTTTCTGGTACCATAGCTAATATGGAGCAATACGGTACATCAAACAAAACCGTTGTAAATGGGTCGAGGGATAATATGTTGGTTGACGGTGTAGTATTAAATACAACAACCAACAAATACGAACCAAACAAAGTAGAAACCAGCGCGCAAAATTACTGGGGCGTAGTAGCCGGCCATGGTAACATAGGTATAACAGAGGCAAACCTTTACGATGCTTCTAACGTACGTGTTAGAAACGTACAGTTAGGTTATAACCTGCCAAAAAGCCTGCTATCAGGCTCAGGTATCCAAAGGGCAAAAATAGGGGTGTCGGCAAATAACTTATGGTTAATATCAAGCCACATGAACGGTATGGACCCTGAATCTGTTTACGCAACCGGTACCAATGCAACCGGTTTTGAAAGCGGAAGCTCGCCTACCACACGTACATTTTTACTAAACTTAACTATAGGCTTCTAA
- a CDS encoding SusD/RagB family nutrient-binding outer membrane lipoprotein, with the protein MKTIFKKSCLLLTGVLLVASCKKFDEINNDPLKANGDQVQTEYFINNAIVGAQQDPGLSERVFILYWVVGGHTLQDEDGETFSRGSYDDGWTSEYYRQSSQWLNAANSAIEVGTDQIKKGTSKAYTNNLIQVARIWRAYLMSEFSDSFGPMPIDGFQGKNPDFKDVKTVYYYLLDELKDASSKLDLSVVNPSDLAKEDPAYGYNYAKWRKYANSMRMRLAMRLSEVDPEKAKSEFEAAAAGSDFITDVATETFSVQETPNSYNPLSSVFRKESSWMGLPISATYNNLSVGLGSVKSADQLGADFQSAIKPADWLGQKFPEQFATKTNDPAAGYWFNGLPYTIDPRAYKIFSIPGDLTNPVYPGIGDTFKAAERDLKKPGGGVAKTLTSKYTWNAKADGNWGAKSALNQAITTNGFKPLLNLNYRNGNNRRVFFGPWETYFLLAEASVRGWATPVSGKTAYETGIAKSFEYFGTTASLSTYLASTEYNRVGTSVNWDHTTEPGATHTMKYEDGITGTAGTQEVAYPKNDLYKAGTVRNDLLTKIITQKFIAQTPWLPLETWNDHRRLGLPFYETPAVEDVMPDLPALNNTNYNTSNIKFFAQRMKYPSNLSNSNVNGYNQAVAALGGPDAVLTPLWWAKH; encoded by the coding sequence ATGAAAACGATATTTAAAAAATCATGCCTGCTGCTTACCGGTGTTTTGCTGGTAGCATCGTGCAAAAAATTCGACGAGATCAATAACGATCCGCTTAAAGCGAACGGAGACCAGGTACAAACGGAGTACTTTATCAATAACGCGATAGTTGGCGCGCAGCAAGACCCGGGATTATCTGAAAGGGTATTTATCCTTTACTGGGTTGTTGGCGGGCATACCCTGCAGGACGAGGATGGCGAAACCTTTTCTCGCGGCAGCTACGACGACGGCTGGACCTCGGAATACTACAGGCAGTCATCACAATGGCTGAATGCAGCCAACAGTGCTATTGAGGTAGGTACAGACCAAATTAAAAAAGGCACCTCAAAAGCATACACCAATAACCTTATACAGGTGGCCAGGATATGGAGGGCGTATTTAATGAGCGAGTTTTCGGATAGCTTCGGGCCTATGCCTATTGATGGTTTCCAGGGTAAAAACCCCGATTTTAAGGACGTAAAAACAGTTTACTATTATTTGCTGGATGAGTTGAAAGATGCATCTTCTAAATTAGACCTGAGCGTTGTAAACCCATCTGACCTTGCTAAAGAAGACCCGGCTTACGGATACAACTACGCCAAGTGGCGCAAATACGCAAACTCGATGCGTATGCGTTTGGCCATGAGGCTATCAGAGGTTGACCCTGAAAAAGCAAAAAGCGAGTTTGAGGCTGCAGCAGCAGGAAGCGATTTTATTACAGATGTTGCTACCGAAACCTTTAGCGTACAGGAAACCCCTAACAGCTACAATCCGCTTAGCAGCGTGTTCCGTAAGGAGTCGTCATGGATGGGGTTGCCGATATCTGCAACTTATAACAACCTTTCGGTAGGTTTAGGCAGCGTAAAATCTGCTGATCAGTTAGGTGCTGATTTTCAGTCGGCCATTAAACCAGCTGATTGGCTGGGCCAGAAATTCCCTGAGCAGTTTGCCACAAAAACAAACGATCCGGCGGCGGGATATTGGTTTAACGGTTTGCCTTATACCATAGATCCGCGCGCATATAAAATATTCAGCATCCCCGGCGATCTTACTAACCCCGTTTATCCGGGAATAGGGGATACATTTAAAGCTGCCGAGCGCGACCTGAAGAAACCAGGCGGTGGTGTAGCGAAAACATTGACCTCAAAATATACCTGGAACGCTAAAGCAGATGGCAACTGGGGGGCAAAATCAGCCTTGAACCAGGCTATTACAACTAACGGGTTTAAGCCGTTGTTAAACCTTAACTACCGTAACGGAAACAACAGAAGGGTATTTTTTGGCCCGTGGGAAACCTATTTCCTTTTAGCGGAAGCTTCGGTACGCGGCTGGGCTACCCCGGTTAGCGGCAAAACTGCTTACGAAACCGGTATCGCCAAAAGCTTTGAATACTTTGGCACCACAGCGTCTTTGAGCACTTACCTGGCATCTACCGAGTATAACCGTGTAGGTACATCTGTAAACTGGGACCACACCACCGAGCCCGGTGCAACGCATACCATGAAGTATGAAGACGGTATTACCGGCACAGCAGGCACCCAGGAAGTGGCCTATCCTAAAAACGACCTGTATAAAGCGGGTACCGTAAGAAACGACCTGTTAACAAAGATCATTACCCAGAAATTTATAGCGCAAACCCCGTGGTTGCCTTTAGAAACATGGAACGATCACCGCAGGTTAGGTTTGCCATTTTATGAAACGCCTGCGGTTGAGGATGTAATGCCCGACCTACCCGCGCTGAATAACACTAATTATAACACAAGCAACATAAAATTCTTTGCTCAGCGTATGAAATATCCTTCAAACCTAAGCAACAGTAATGTTAACGGTTACAACCAGGCTGTAGCAGCTTTGGGTGGGCCCGATGCCGTGTTAACACCACTTTGGTGGGCAAAGCACTAA
- the xrtY gene encoding exosortase Y, with protein sequence MKPNKAGINPALKFAVTLPVAFGLLYGFYFAYLGITSHTGKLYSPFLDKHLNFIDWLRYVLIQSSSAILNLLGYQTKTNADQMLVVGHNLIHVGYDCLGFGVMCFFTAFVIAYPGQLRVKFYFLIAGLIGIQLINLARFILLSLYWRYTTVYISDHHTIFNIVIYILIAISLYFYTRYQDKALLRRKA encoded by the coding sequence ATGAAGCCGAATAAGGCCGGAATAAACCCCGCGTTAAAGTTTGCTGTTACGCTGCCGGTTGCGTTTGGCTTACTTTATGGCTTTTACTTTGCATACCTCGGCATTACATCGCACACGGGGAAATTGTATTCCCCGTTTTTAGATAAGCACCTGAATTTCATCGACTGGCTGCGGTACGTACTGATACAAAGCAGCTCGGCTATTTTGAATTTGCTTGGCTATCAAACCAAAACCAATGCCGACCAAATGCTGGTAGTTGGCCATAACCTTATACATGTGGGATATGATTGTTTAGGTTTTGGGGTGATGTGTTTTTTCACCGCGTTTGTAATTGCTTACCCCGGGCAGTTAAGGGTTAAGTTTTACTTTCTTATAGCGGGTTTAATAGGCATCCAGTTGATTAACCTGGCGCGATTTATATTGCTATCGCTTTACTGGCGGTATACAACCGTGTATATATCAGACCATCACACCATCTTCAATATTGTAATTTATATACTGATTGCCATAAGCCTTTATTTTTACACCCGGTACCAGGATAAGGCGCTGCTGCGTCGCAAAGCATAA
- a CDS encoding glycosyltransferase family 2 protein, whose protein sequence is MDPRYSFIILTYNEEMHLPRLLASIAGLNAETFILDSGSTDATLCIAEAAGATILYHSFENHPKQWDFALTTFEVKTPWVICLDADQIVTPELFTLLKNFSEDEHKDINGIYFNRKNFFKGRWIKHGGYYPFYLLKMIRYGTGFSDTNENMDHRLVVPGKTITWKNGHILEENLKENKISFWIEKHNKYSDLLAFEEMERLLSLRQQTVKAYFWGPPNERTAWLKQRWWKLPRYLRPALYFGYRLIFKLGILDGRTGIIFHFMQGFWFRLVVDIKIDELLKQRKNEAE, encoded by the coding sequence TTGGACCCGCGGTATTCATTCATCATACTTACCTATAACGAAGAGATGCACCTGCCCAGGCTGCTGGCCTCGATAGCGGGGTTAAATGCCGAAACGTTTATACTTGATTCGGGCAGTACTGATGCAACTCTTTGTATTGCCGAAGCAGCGGGGGCAACTATATTGTACCACTCGTTTGAAAACCATCCCAAACAGTGGGATTTCGCCCTGACGACCTTCGAGGTAAAAACCCCATGGGTGATTTGCCTGGATGCCGACCAGATAGTAACACCTGAACTGTTTACGCTATTGAAAAACTTTAGCGAGGATGAACACAAGGATATTAACGGGATATATTTTAACCGGAAAAATTTTTTTAAGGGCCGGTGGATAAAACATGGCGGTTACTACCCGTTCTACCTGTTAAAAATGATACGATACGGCACCGGATTTTCGGACACTAACGAGAATATGGACCACCGTTTAGTTGTTCCGGGCAAAACCATTACCTGGAAGAACGGCCATATACTGGAAGAAAACCTAAAGGAAAACAAGATAAGTTTTTGGATAGAGAAGCATAATAAATACAGCGACCTGCTGGCTTTTGAAGAAATGGAACGCCTGCTTAGTTTAAGGCAACAAACGGTTAAGGCATATTTTTGGGGTCCGCCAAATGAACGTACCGCCTGGCTTAAGCAACGCTGGTGGAAACTGCCCCGCTACTTACGGCCGGCGCTATACTTCGGCTATCGCCTTATTTTTAAGCTTGGCATCCTTGATGGCCGTACGGGTATCATTTTCCATTTTATGCAAGGCTTTTGGTTTAGGCTGGTAGTTGATATCAAAATAGACGAACTTTTAAAACAACGAAAAAATGAAGCCGAATAA